The following are encoded together in the Pedobacter sp. D749 genome:
- a CDS encoding N-acetylmuramoyl-L-alanine amidase has translation MILIYLLKVSACTFIFFAAYQLLLARLTFFNLNRVYLLLMLVLSFGIPALTIENRHEIMIINQEIPSKIAYSNDGVVEQDFLDEGSATNNSLNWDQVLMYGYCSILVFFVFRMLFVMVIIHIQLRKHAINRSGAVILVNEKSTIKNCSFFNQIIIDSSLQHEERNLVIKHESVHVKQLHVVDKLLVNFVAAILWFNPIIYFWRNAIDHNHEFLADRETAKVADKKVYASLLLNLAMPAQNLAMNSFSKLPLKNRIMMLYKEPNAKLQKLAYVAIIPVLMICCMAFINRKEIIIEKKSTGNQASADAPVKPNVYAMNYLNSNIKVNPNPAFNEVEPVLVLDAGHGGKDGAGSALDGQKEKDLNLRAVKILQEEAGKRGIKIILTRSTDKFLSLRDRLPKGEATAFISIHHNVTQVDAPVPFDGIEVYVSKQNSNIKLAEDLGAGILNKLKQLNGMEVRDSLKNGSLFLLRESKAPAVLIELGNISDSKTLNYINQEKNIRRISNLILDGFIAFSKRGC, from the coding sequence ATGATTTTAATTTATTTATTGAAGGTTTCGGCCTGTACATTCATATTCTTTGCCGCTTATCAGTTATTGCTGGCCAGGCTCACGTTTTTTAACCTGAACCGTGTTTATTTATTATTGATGTTGGTGTTGAGTTTTGGTATCCCGGCGCTTACTATCGAAAACCGCCATGAAATAATGATAATTAACCAGGAGATTCCATCAAAAATAGCCTATAGCAATGATGGTGTTGTTGAGCAGGATTTTCTGGACGAAGGTAGCGCCACCAATAATAGCCTAAACTGGGATCAAGTGCTTATGTATGGTTATTGCTCAATTTTAGTCTTTTTTGTTTTTAGAATGCTGTTTGTGATGGTAATTATTCATATCCAGCTGCGTAAACATGCTATTAACAGAAGCGGGGCCGTTATCCTGGTTAATGAGAAATCTACCATAAAAAACTGTTCATTTTTTAACCAGATTATTATAGACTCCTCTTTACAACATGAAGAAAGGAATCTGGTGATAAAACATGAATCGGTCCATGTGAAGCAACTGCATGTCGTCGACAAACTTTTAGTCAATTTCGTTGCGGCAATCCTTTGGTTTAACCCCATTATTTATTTCTGGCGGAATGCCATTGATCATAACCACGAATTTCTGGCCGACCGTGAAACCGCTAAAGTTGCAGATAAGAAGGTTTATGCTTCTTTACTTTTAAACCTGGCTATGCCAGCCCAAAATTTAGCGATGAATAGTTTTAGTAAACTTCCACTAAAAAACAGGATCATGATGTTGTACAAAGAACCAAACGCAAAACTGCAAAAGCTTGCCTATGTAGCCATTATTCCGGTATTAATGATTTGCTGTATGGCATTTATAAACCGAAAAGAAATTATTATTGAGAAAAAATCGACAGGGAATCAGGCTTCTGCAGATGCACCTGTAAAGCCGAATGTTTATGCTATGAACTACTTAAACAGCAACATTAAGGTTAATCCAAATCCTGCTTTTAATGAAGTAGAACCTGTTTTGGTTCTTGATGCTGGTCATGGAGGGAAAGACGGAGCTGGTTCTGCACTTGATGGACAAAAAGAAAAAGACCTGAACTTAAGGGCGGTGAAAATACTGCAGGAAGAAGCCGGAAAAAGAGGAATAAAAATAATATTAACCAGGAGTACCGATAAATTTTTATCACTTAGAGACCGTTTGCCTAAGGGAGAAGCTACAGCATTTATATCTATTCATCATAATGTAACACAGGTAGATGCACCTGTACCTTTCGATGGTATTGAGGTGTATGTTTCGAAACAGAACAGCAATATAAAACTTGCGGAAGATCTGGGAGCTGGCATTTTAAACAAGTTAAAGCAGCTTAACGGAATGGAAGTAAGAGATTCTTTAAAAAACGGAAGTTTATTTTTATTGAGAGAATCAAAGGCGCCGGCAGTTTTAATTGAACTCGGCAATATATCCGACAGTAAAACATTAAATTATATTAATCAGGAAAAAAATATCCGGAGAATCAGTAATTTGATTTTGGACGGATTTATAGCTTTTTCTAAACGGGGCTGTTAA
- a CDS encoding outer membrane beta-barrel protein produces the protein MIRTLGFLVLFFIIINCDAQLKLSGKVTDQVHETLPFITVKISDAKNQVNYTQTDSLGFYQFSNLQSGKYEITYAALNFKVENRLLSLSRDTLINIQLQENTNKLPDVQISARKALIEKQIDRTVFNVENSVSAIGTDALELLSKVPGVRVLNDRVSLVGKGAVNIMINDKLVLLSDDELSNYLKSISSDNIVRIEVITNPPAKYDAQGNNGLINIVLKKVAAEGFKGSINTAFTKAIHPTVSAGGSLSYRKNKITLSTNFNIRKGSLVPFEQSDVFYPNQTWNIVNKDRNFRTVPSGQIGMDYQTSPKTVLGLSYNGGLTNFHSEENIKTTVYNKTGSLDSVLNSDANAKIRSHYNSANVYFKKALDSAGKQLLINGDWFKYMDDKERFFNNTSYFQNGIMSPNSFAEYLSASKQNIDLFTVKADIDLPHKTFKLSFGAKLSFIHNESDLAFYKVRNTVYELEPGQTNLFNYQENTQALYINYNKSLKRWDFQAGLRGEYTQIDGVSVNEQNRSEYFRLFPTLYIGYLVNNKSTFSANYGRRINRPAYRKLNPFRWYSNQYAYTEGNPFLQPSYNDNIEISHTYNNIFTTTLSFSHTTNGFNDVNFIDAGTNIQAAKPVNFITGYHYQFSNAITLNPLKWWESINQADVFYTISHSGIAQTQSSLNGFGVYFSTLNQFVFNQSKTILGEASFWHQFPTIEGLNQNKTQYNLDLGIKALFVNKKIQLAITASDVLKTNRYRFNSLVNDIKQEYNNYYDSRQLRITFRYNFGNEKIKQQDRKLGNEEERRRNN, from the coding sequence ATGATAAGAACATTAGGCTTTCTTGTTTTATTTTTTATCATCATCAATTGCGATGCTCAACTTAAACTCTCAGGGAAGGTAACTGACCAGGTGCATGAAACTTTGCCATTCATTACTGTTAAAATTTCAGACGCTAAAAATCAGGTCAATTATACACAAACAGACAGCCTCGGGTTTTACCAGTTCAGCAATTTGCAGTCTGGAAAATATGAGATCACTTATGCTGCACTCAATTTCAAAGTTGAGAACAGGTTACTGAGCTTAAGCAGAGATACGCTGATTAACATTCAACTCCAGGAAAATACAAATAAGCTTCCTGACGTTCAAATCAGTGCCAGAAAAGCGTTAATAGAAAAACAGATCGATAGGACCGTTTTTAATGTGGAGAACAGTGTTTCTGCCATCGGAACAGATGCTTTGGAACTGCTTTCTAAAGTGCCAGGAGTTAGGGTTTTGAATGATAGGGTTTCATTGGTGGGCAAAGGTGCTGTTAATATTATGATTAATGATAAATTGGTGCTCTTATCTGATGATGAGCTGTCTAATTATTTAAAGTCAATTTCATCAGATAACATCGTCAGGATTGAAGTGATTACCAATCCCCCGGCAAAATACGACGCACAGGGAAATAATGGCTTGATCAATATTGTACTAAAGAAAGTTGCTGCCGAAGGATTTAAGGGGTCGATAAATACCGCTTTTACAAAAGCTATTCATCCAACGGTATCTGCAGGTGGGAGTTTAAGTTACAGGAAAAATAAAATTACGCTTTCCACAAACTTTAATATCCGGAAAGGATCTCTGGTTCCTTTTGAGCAGAGTGATGTTTTTTATCCCAACCAAACCTGGAACATTGTAAATAAAGACCGGAATTTTAGGACGGTGCCCAGTGGACAGATCGGAATGGATTATCAGACTTCTCCAAAAACGGTATTAGGATTATCGTACAACGGTGGGTTAACCAACTTCCATTCTGAAGAAAATATTAAAACCACTGTTTATAATAAAACAGGTAGTTTAGATTCAGTGCTGAATTCTGATGCCAATGCCAAAATCAGATCTCATTATAATTCCGCCAATGTGTATTTTAAAAAAGCCTTAGATTCTGCAGGAAAACAGCTGCTTATAAATGGCGATTGGTTTAAATACATGGATGATAAAGAAAGGTTTTTTAACAATACCAGTTATTTTCAAAATGGAATAATGAGCCCGAATTCTTTTGCCGAATATCTATCTGCCAGTAAACAAAATATAGATTTATTTACCGTAAAGGCTGATATAGATTTGCCTCATAAAACCTTTAAGCTATCTTTTGGTGCAAAATTGAGTTTTATCCATAACGAGAGTGATCTTGCTTTTTATAAAGTCCGCAATACGGTTTATGAGCTGGAACCCGGCCAAACCAATCTCTTTAATTATCAGGAAAACACACAGGCCCTCTACATTAACTATAATAAAAGCCTAAAGCGCTGGGATTTTCAGGCTGGTCTGAGAGGAGAATACACACAGATTGATGGCGTTTCGGTTAATGAACAAAATCGAAGTGAGTATTTCAGGCTTTTTCCTACGCTTTACATCGGTTACCTTGTAAATAACAAAAGCACTTTTTCTGCTAATTATGGCCGCCGGATCAACCGGCCTGCTTATCGCAAACTAAATCCTTTCCGCTGGTACAGCAACCAATATGCTTATACCGAAGGAAACCCTTTTTTACAGCCATCGTATAACGACAACATCGAAATTTCTCATACTTACAATAATATCTTCACCACGACACTATCTTTTAGCCATACCACAAACGGCTTTAATGATGTCAATTTTATTGATGCTGGTACGAATATTCAGGCTGCCAAACCCGTTAACTTTATTACAGGGTATCATTATCAATTCAGCAATGCCATTACGCTAAATCCTTTGAAATGGTGGGAGAGTATCAATCAAGCGGATGTTTTTTACACAATATCCCATTCTGGCATCGCGCAAACCCAAAGTAGCCTGAACGGATTTGGTGTTTATTTTTCTACGCTCAATCAATTTGTGTTTAACCAATCTAAAACCATTTTGGGCGAAGCCAGTTTCTGGCACCAATTCCCAACAATTGAGGGATTGAATCAAAATAAAACTCAATATAACCTTGATCTGGGAATTAAAGCTTTATTCGTTAATAAAAAAATACAATTGGCGATAACGGCAAGTGATGTCTTAAAAACAAACCGGTACCGTTTTAATAGTCTGGTAAATGACATCAAGCAAGAGTACAATAACTATTACGATAGCCGTCAGCTTCGGATCACCTTCCGTTATAATTTTGGCAATGAAAAGATTAAACAGCAGGATAGGAAGTTAGGGAATGAAGAGGAGCGGAGGAGAAATAATTAA
- a CDS encoding transglutaminase-like domain-containing protein — MENIAEISALVKLLDDPDEEVFQHVEKKLLEYGGEVIHYLENAWEQSFDGLMQERIENIVHQIQFKTVKEDLNLWYLSGAFDLLQGALIINRYQYPDLDEQKVINQIEEIKRDIWLGLQYEMSSVEKVKLINHVLYQQYGFGGNTKNHHDPQNSYLNQVLESKKGNQISLAIIYSTLAQKLDLPVYGINLPQHFILGYIDDSKQEGAEYGVLFYINAFNRGNIFGKHDVDQFLRQLNLEALPEYYKPCSNTDIIRRVIRNLISAYENAGATEKVAELNELQNILAENSI; from the coding sequence ATGGAAAATATCGCAGAGATAAGTGCTTTAGTAAAACTGTTGGATGATCCGGACGAGGAAGTATTCCAGCATGTAGAAAAGAAACTGCTTGAATATGGCGGTGAAGTAATCCACTATTTAGAAAATGCCTGGGAACAATCTTTCGATGGCTTGATGCAGGAACGCATTGAAAATATTGTCCATCAAATCCAGTTCAAAACCGTTAAAGAAGACCTAAACCTTTGGTATTTAAGTGGTGCTTTTGATTTATTACAAGGCGCCCTGATTATAAACCGTTACCAATATCCTGATTTAGATGAGCAAAAAGTAATTAACCAAATTGAAGAGATAAAAAGGGATATCTGGTTGGGGCTGCAGTACGAAATGAGTTCGGTTGAGAAAGTAAAACTAATTAACCACGTGTTATACCAGCAATATGGCTTTGGCGGCAACACCAAAAACCATCACGATCCTCAAAACTCTTACTTAAATCAGGTTTTAGAAAGCAAAAAAGGCAACCAGATTTCGTTGGCCATTATTTACTCTACCCTGGCCCAAAAATTAGATCTGCCAGTATATGGGATTAATTTGCCACAGCATTTTATTTTAGGTTACATTGATGATAGTAAGCAAGAGGGCGCTGAGTATGGTGTGCTATTTTATATCAATGCCTTTAACCGTGGTAATATTTTTGGCAAACATGATGTGGATCAGTTTTTGCGTCAACTTAACTTAGAAGCTTTACCTGAATATTATAAACCCTGCAGTAATACCGATATCATCCGCCGCGTAATCAGAAACCTGATTTCGGCTTATGAAAATGCCGGAGCAACCGAAAAAGTAGCTGAATTAAACGAACTCCAAAACATTTTAGCAGAGAACAGCATTTAA
- a CDS encoding glycoside hydrolase family 18 protein, translated as MALMLFAGSLKAQTVKPNVIAYYSGQNTVIDRFPIEKLSHLIYSFGHLKGDSLNITSAEDSALISKMVKLKKRNPNLKVMIAMGGWGACANCSEVFSRADGRKTFAETTKALLDFFKADGIDLDWEYPAISGYPGHRYTPDDKHNFTLLIKELREKLGKEAEISFAAGGSQNSIDSCFEWDKVMPLVNRVNVMSYDLVGGYASQSGHHSPLYSTPQQTLSADYAVKALIGLGVPAQKIALGAAFYARIFENTTNANQGLYQPTKFLSSLAFKDFNKKFSTKNGYTYYWDEVAKAPYYYNPKTRYFVTFDDPKSISLKTKYVIDQKLNGIMFWELANDLYSNGLLNVIDKTIKDYKELPKVTTQ; from the coding sequence ATGGCTTTAATGCTTTTCGCTGGTAGCCTAAAAGCGCAAACAGTAAAACCCAACGTAATTGCCTATTATAGCGGACAAAACACGGTAATAGATCGCTTCCCGATTGAAAAACTGAGCCACCTGATTTACAGCTTTGGACATTTAAAAGGTGATAGTTTAAACATCACATCTGCTGAAGATTCGGCTTTGATTTCGAAAATGGTTAAGCTCAAAAAACGTAACCCCAATTTAAAGGTTATGATTGCCATGGGGGGCTGGGGTGCCTGCGCTAATTGTTCAGAAGTATTTAGCAGAGCTGATGGGCGAAAAACATTTGCTGAAACAACTAAAGCACTTTTAGATTTCTTCAAGGCCGATGGTATAGATCTCGACTGGGAATACCCGGCTATTTCGGGTTATCCCGGGCACAGGTATACGCCTGATGATAAGCATAACTTTACTTTATTGATTAAAGAACTGAGAGAAAAGCTCGGCAAAGAAGCAGAGATTAGTTTCGCAGCCGGAGGATCTCAAAACAGCATCGATTCTTGCTTTGAATGGGATAAGGTAATGCCACTGGTAAACCGGGTAAATGTAATGAGTTACGATCTGGTAGGTGGATATGCATCGCAAAGTGGACATCATTCGCCTTTATATTCTACCCCACAACAAACTTTATCCGCCGATTATGCTGTAAAAGCTTTAATTGGTTTGGGTGTACCTGCGCAAAAAATTGCTTTAGGAGCAGCATTCTACGCCCGTATTTTTGAAAACACAACCAATGCGAACCAGGGATTATACCAGCCTACAAAATTTTTAAGCAGCCTTGCCTTTAAGGATTTCAACAAAAAGTTCTCAACGAAAAATGGCTATACCTATTATTGGGATGAGGTAGCGAAAGCTCCTTATTATTATAATCCGAAAACCCGGTATTTCGTCACTTTTGATGATCCAAAATCAATTTCATTAAAAACCAAATATGTAATTGATCAAAAATTAAATGGCATTATGTTTTGGGAATTAGCTAATGATTTGTATAGCAATGGCTTACTTAATGTAATTGATAAAACGATAAAAGATTATAAGGAACTGCCGAAGGTTACCACCCAATAA
- a CDS encoding M56 family metallopeptidase codes for MEWLTYLLKVTACTALFFGFYLVVLRKLTFFKINRFYLLASLFLSFIIPALQFEVKREMPMLETELVDMPDLKPIQPAPVQLIQPVMVEYQPEVTSKTDWVGIMAYAYSGIALLLLLLCLWRLFVLLKHTGNYTKNSSGLKLITKTEGFTNCSFFNYVFINDADLSATDLSVLLKHEQVHARQYHSIDKIILMVFKSVLWFNPIVYLYDKALEQVHEYEADDITSADCGSEAYANLLLKLAISKSNMPLIHNFVKSPIKARIKMLFHAKSKNMKKLIYLLAIPVAVGLVWLFAVQVVYAQNIKDKSKPSKDFYEGALKGKVLNIKKETIGLYTFHLLSDGKIYPIEATTFKEKIKVGDEIIVYTSVKGFNMRKMDKNGKVIAETNRPIYNATKITTFDGSLIYEQKIEHYAFLYEANKARSASSKIKTIEKDINGKIEKIVLNDGLFTINLNLKAQNIKDDNFKVGDEVLVKFIGETLVAKNIYATDKMIVLYSEPKKYTIKNEALYNRFYFNDGKQKVAVVKNQPTEVAKPVTPKIISFSKITGDVQFKVSYLENVVIDISNCRLEARYVELDQANNKMIAKNASIKNSKQSVMVKSNLMTFDLKKGDYRIDIGDETKKGNDLEKLINSIAFIDNIDNSDVAYSARDSVKMSRDKSIVTLYGKAKLDYKNFTISAEAATYNKNTEKITAKNLILRNKLTGITAIGSYGEFDINGKVEVWQGNK; via the coding sequence ATGGAATGGTTAACCTATCTGCTTAAAGTTACTGCCTGTACGGCATTGTTTTTTGGTTTTTACCTGGTGGTTTTAAGAAAGCTCACCTTCTTTAAAATCAACCGTTTTTATTTGCTGGCTTCTTTGTTCCTGAGTTTTATTATTCCTGCTTTGCAGTTTGAGGTTAAACGTGAAATGCCCATGTTAGAAACTGAGCTTGTAGACATGCCTGATTTAAAACCAATTCAACCTGCCCCTGTGCAACTTATTCAGCCTGTTATGGTCGAATACCAGCCAGAGGTGACATCTAAAACTGATTGGGTGGGCATAATGGCTTATGCTTATAGTGGCATCGCTTTGCTTTTATTGCTCCTTTGCCTATGGCGCTTATTCGTTTTGCTTAAACATACAGGGAATTATACCAAAAATAGTAGTGGACTAAAGCTGATTACCAAAACAGAGGGTTTTACCAACTGCTCCTTCTTTAACTATGTTTTTATAAATGATGCGGATTTAAGTGCAACGGATTTATCGGTTCTGCTTAAACACGAGCAGGTACACGCCAGGCAATATCATTCGATAGATAAAATTATTTTAATGGTTTTCAAATCCGTTTTATGGTTTAATCCCATAGTTTACCTATATGATAAAGCTTTAGAGCAGGTGCATGAATATGAGGCAGATGATATTACTTCAGCAGATTGTGGCAGTGAGGCATATGCCAACCTACTCTTAAAACTGGCGATAAGCAAAAGTAATATGCCGCTGATCCACAACTTTGTGAAGAGCCCGATTAAAGCCCGTATTAAAATGTTGTTCCACGCTAAATCTAAAAACATGAAAAAATTAATTTACTTATTGGCCATCCCCGTTGCTGTGGGATTGGTCTGGCTATTTGCCGTTCAGGTAGTGTATGCACAAAATATAAAAGATAAAAGCAAACCTTCGAAAGACTTTTACGAAGGAGCCTTGAAGGGGAAAGTCCTTAACATTAAAAAAGAAACTATAGGTCTTTATACATTCCATTTATTATCGGATGGAAAGATTTACCCGATTGAAGCCACCACTTTTAAAGAAAAGATTAAAGTTGGAGATGAAATTATCGTTTATACATCAGTTAAAGGCTTTAATATGCGAAAAATGGATAAAAATGGAAAAGTTATCGCAGAGACTAATAGACCTATATATAATGCAACAAAGATTACCACTTTTGACGGAAGTTTAATTTACGAGCAAAAAATAGAACATTATGCCTTTTTATATGAAGCCAATAAAGCGCGTTCTGCCTCATCTAAAATTAAAACGATAGAAAAAGACATTAATGGTAAGATTGAAAAGATCGTTCTGAATGATGGCCTTTTTACCATCAACTTAAATCTTAAGGCTCAAAATATAAAGGATGATAACTTTAAAGTAGGCGACGAGGTATTGGTTAAATTTATCGGCGAAACATTGGTGGCAAAAAATATTTATGCTACCGATAAAATGATTGTGCTGTATTCTGAGCCTAAAAAATATACAATCAAAAATGAAGCACTTTATAATCGGTTTTACTTTAACGATGGGAAACAGAAAGTAGCTGTAGTAAAAAATCAACCAACTGAAGTTGCCAAACCAGTTACGCCTAAAATCATCTCGTTTTCTAAAATAACCGGTGATGTGCAGTTCAAAGTTTCTTATCTGGAAAATGTGGTTATCGACATTAGCAACTGCAGGTTAGAAGCCAGGTATGTTGAGTTGGATCAGGCTAACAATAAAATGATCGCCAAAAATGCATCGATTAAAAATTCTAAACAAAGCGTTATGGTAAAGTCTAACCTCATGACGTTTGACCTAAAAAAAGGAGATTATCGTATTGATATCGGTGATGAAACTAAAAAAGGCAATGATCTTGAAAAATTGATTAATTCTATTGCTTTTATTGATAATATCGACAATTCAGATGTAGCTTATAGTGCCCGGGATTCTGTAAAGATGAGTAGAGACAAATCAATTGTTACGCTTTATGGGAAAGCAAAATTGGATTATAAAAATTTTACCATATCAGCCGAGGCAGCTACCTATAACAAGAATACGGAAAAAATAACGGCTAAAAATCTTATCCTTCGAAACAAACTAACCGGAATAACAGCGATTGGTTCTTATGGTGAATTTGATATTAATGGTAAAGTTGAAGTTTGGCAGGGCAACAAATAG
- a CDS encoding BlaI/MecI/CopY family transcriptional regulator: MEELTKAEERIMQVLWKLQKAFVKDIIDELEDEPKPPYNTISSIVRLLEKKGYVNYKAYGKTYEYFPAITKDEYAKTTFSKLFAGYFNNSPTSLLSFMVKEEKLSEKDIEEIKKIINQDSKP, translated from the coding sequence ATGGAAGAATTAACCAAAGCAGAAGAGCGCATTATGCAGGTTTTATGGAAACTGCAGAAGGCATTTGTGAAAGATATTATTGATGAACTTGAAGACGAACCTAAACCGCCTTATAATACCATCTCATCAATTGTCAGGCTTTTAGAGAAGAAAGGCTATGTTAACTATAAGGCTTATGGGAAAACATACGAGTATTTTCCGGCCATTACAAAAGATGAGTATGCCAAAACTACTTTCTCTAAGCTTTTTGCCGGCTATTTTAATAATTCTCCAACCAGCCTGTTATCATTTATGGTAAAAGAGGAAAAACTAAGTGAAAAAGATATAGAAGAAATTAAGAAAATCATTAACCAGGATTCGAAACCATGA
- a CDS encoding O-methyltransferase — protein MLFQFIKDYLKHRLTAKSRHGTHSPFVYKLADEVIYDFNDKSEYKNIEEQRKKLFNDDSIINVTDLGAGSHLNKSRTKKVSQIAKNALKSPKLAKLIYRLAKNTEAKSAIELGTCLGITTAYLAKTDPQTEVITIEGCPQTAEVARKNFQDLDLENIELHVGNFDLILPDIIARQPSLDFVYIDGNHRKDATLNYFKWCLPKVTENSLLIFDDIYWSEGMKEAWTEIKNHPDVTVTIDLFWIGLVYFKKGQVKEHFKLKF, from the coding sequence ATGCTATTTCAATTTATTAAAGATTACCTTAAACACCGTTTAACAGCTAAGAGCAGACACGGAACGCATTCGCCATTTGTGTACAAGCTCGCTGATGAGGTAATTTACGACTTTAACGACAAATCTGAATACAAAAATATAGAAGAGCAACGAAAAAAACTTTTTAATGACGATTCAATAATCAACGTTACAGATCTTGGAGCGGGTTCTCACCTTAATAAGAGCCGTACCAAGAAGGTAAGTCAAATTGCCAAGAATGCGTTAAAAAGCCCAAAGTTAGCCAAGCTTATTTATCGGTTAGCTAAAAATACCGAGGCAAAAAGTGCAATTGAATTGGGTACCTGTTTAGGCATTACCACTGCTTATCTTGCTAAGACAGATCCACAGACCGAAGTCATTACCATAGAAGGTTGTCCGCAGACTGCAGAGGTAGCCAGGAAAAATTTCCAGGATTTAGATTTAGAGAATATCGAACTCCATGTGGGCAACTTTGATTTGATTTTACCCGATATTATTGCCCGCCAGCCCAGCCTCGATTTTGTATATATCGACGGAAACCACCGGAAAGATGCTACTTTGAATTATTTTAAATGGTGCCTGCCAAAAGTTACCGAAAATTCGTTACTCATTTTTGACGATATTTATTGGAGCGAAGGAATGAAAGAAGCCTGGACTGAAATTAAAAATCACCCTGATGTTACGGTAACCATCGATTTATTTTGGATTGGATTGGTTTATTTTAAAAAGGGGCAGGTTAAAGAACATTTTAAACTTAAGTTTTAA
- a CDS encoding DUF1345 domain-containing protein has protein sequence MQEPKLAGIQKRSALFVLLLSLFSGIAAYLLSFLCKMDTLTHIMFGWDVFCVVLNTLHWYMFFHTSSAETHLKAKMQDETRGEIFVIVVVSTFAGLLAVILLLINKDIEPLDLIIAILGMFLSWFLVHTTFTMRYAHLYYGGKQKEKSEKDGSGLEFPGNDEPDFIDFAYFSFVLGMTFQVSDVEISNREIRRLSLLHSLIAFIFNTVIVALTINALAGLSK, from the coding sequence ATGCAGGAACCGAAATTAGCAGGCATTCAAAAACGATCAGCACTTTTTGTTTTGCTGCTTAGCCTTTTCTCAGGAATCGCAGCTTACCTGCTTTCGTTTCTTTGTAAAATGGATACCCTTACGCATATTATGTTTGGGTGGGATGTTTTTTGTGTGGTGTTAAATACCCTCCATTGGTATATGTTTTTTCATACCTCTTCTGCCGAAACTCATTTAAAAGCCAAAATGCAGGATGAAACCCGTGGCGAAATTTTTGTTATTGTAGTGGTTTCTACCTTTGCAGGTTTACTGGCGGTAATTCTGTTGCTAATTAACAAGGATATTGAACCGCTAGATTTAATCATTGCCATACTTGGCATGTTTTTATCGTGGTTTTTAGTGCATACTACTTTTACCATGCGTTATGCCCATTTGTATTATGGCGGCAAGCAGAAGGAAAAATCGGAAAAAGATGGTTCGGGGTTGGAGTTTCCAGGCAATGATGAACCTGATTTTATCGACTTTGCTTACTTTTCTTTTGTTCTGGGCATGACTTTCCAGGTTTCTGATGTCGAAATTTCGAATAGGGAGATCAGACGACTATCCCTTTTGCACAGTTTAATCGCCTTTATTTTCAATACTGTTATTGTAGCATTAACCATTAATGCACTGGCAGGGCTAAGCAAGTAA
- a CDS encoding CAP domain-containing protein, which produces MNKYLFFLGGILLCVLLTQCKKDEITTPQNNVALLINRINLLRQSGCNCGAEYMPPVPSLSSNNQLQNAAIMHAKDMAEQNYFDHLSPDGGTPAERTLNAGYKGHFRTENLAKGYSDVDQVIAAWKNSVSHCKAMMDAKSSEAGVGMAQNYWVVTFGSSL; this is translated from the coding sequence ATGAACAAATATTTATTCTTTCTTGGCGGTATATTGCTCTGTGTTTTACTAACGCAGTGCAAAAAGGATGAAATAACAACGCCACAAAACAATGTTGCTTTATTGATTAACAGGATTAATCTGCTAAGACAGAGCGGATGTAATTGTGGTGCTGAATATATGCCCCCGGTACCCAGCTTATCTTCAAATAACCAGTTGCAAAATGCGGCAATAATGCATGCAAAAGACATGGCAGAACAAAACTATTTTGATCATTTATCTCCAGATGGCGGTACTCCCGCCGAACGTACATTAAATGCAGGTTATAAAGGCCATTTTAGGACAGAAAATTTAGCCAAAGGATATTCTGATGTGGATCAGGTGATTGCCGCGTGGAAAAATAGTGTAAGCCATTGTAAAGCCATGATGGATGCTAAAAGTAGTGAAGCTGGTGTAGGTATGGCACAAAATTATTGGGTGGTAACCTTCGGCAGTTCCTTATAA